Proteins encoded within one genomic window of Microtus ochrogaster isolate Prairie Vole_2 linkage group LG4, MicOch1.0, whole genome shotgun sequence:
- the C5ar1 gene encoding C5a anaphylatoxin chemotactic receptor 1 — MDPMNTTEDNYDYPSWTLDPNKPVDGPIKQQLHPGDIVGLIIYSAVFLVGVPGNTLVVWVTAFEAKRTINAIWFLNLAVADLLSCLALPVLFIAVIKYGDWPFSPQACSILPSLILLNMYASILLLATISADRFLLVFNPIWCQKVRGPGLAWMACGVAWVLALLLTIPSFIFRQVYKDPYSTKLLCGVNYGKNGFRKEKAVALLRLIMGFVLPLLTLNICYTFLLLRTWSRRATRSTKTLKVVVAVVTCFFVFWLPYQVTGIMIAWLHPSSTTFRNVQKLNALCVSLAYINCCVNPIIYVVAGRGFQGRLRKSLPSIIRNALSEDSVARDSKSFTRSTMDTSTQKSQAV; from the coding sequence GACCCCATGAACACCACTGAGGACAACTATGACTACCCTTCTTGGACCCTAGACCCCAACAAGCCTGTGGATGGGCCTATAAAACAGCAGTTGCATCCTGGGGATATTGTAGGCCTGATCATCTACTCGGCTGTGTTCCTGGTGGGAGTTCCTGGGAATACCCTGGTGGTGTGGGTGACAGCATTCGAAGCCAAACGTACCATCAATGCCATCTGGTTTCTGAATCTGGCCGTGGCCGACCTCCTGTCATGCTTGGCTCTGCCTGTCCTGTTCATTGCCGTTATAAAGTACGGGGACTGGCCCTTCAGCCCCCAGGCCTGCTCAATCCTGCCCTCACTCATTCTGCTCAACATGTACGCCAGTATTCTGCTGTTGGCCACCATTAGTGCTGATCGTTTCCTGTTGGTCTTCAACCCCATCTGGTGTCAGAAGGTCCGAGGGCCAGGCCTGGCGTGGATGGCCTGCGGAGTGGCCTGGGTCTTAGCTCTGCTCCTCACCATCCCGTCCTTCATATTCCGTCAGGTGTACAAAGACCCCTACTCAACCAAGTTGTTATGTGGTGTTAACTACGGTAAGAATGGCTTCCGCAAGGAGAAGGCTGTGGCCCTGCTGCGGCTGATCATGGGTTTTGTGTTGCCTCTGCTCACACTCAATATATGCTACACGTTCCTTCTTCTACGGACCTGGAGTCGCAGGGCCACACGCTCCACCAAGACGCTCAAGGTTGTGGTGGCTGTGGTTAcctgtttctttgtcttctggCTGCCCTACCAAGTAACAGGGATCATGATAGCTTGGCTGCATCCGTCCTCAACCACCTTCAGGAATGTGCAGAAGCTGAATGCCCTGTGCGTATCCCTGGCCTACATCAACTGCTGCGTCAACCCTATCATCTATGTTGTGGCTGGCCGGGGCTTCCAGGGGCGGCTTCGCAAGTCACTTCCCAGTATCATCCGCAACGCGCTCTCGGAGGACTCCGTAGCCAGGGACAGCAAGTCTTTCACTCGGTCCACGATGGATACTTCAACCCAGAAGAGTCAAGCAGTGTAG
- the C5ar2 gene encoding C5a anaphylatoxin chemotactic receptor 2 — MMNHTTIYQHDYEYDYDLYHDLPDVPVDCPDGECLSSDVYLIALVLLYAAIFLVGVPGNILVAWVTWKESRHRLGASWFLHLAVADLLCCVSLPFLAVPIAQKGHWPYGSAGCWLLPSVTVLSMYSSVLLLTALSADLFLLAFRPSWKTADHRTLGVRVAQVSSWMLALVLTVPSAVYRRLHQEHFPPRLLCGIDYGHSVATEATITAVRFLFGFLGPLVFMASCHGILQWQLTRRHWPLGTAVVVGFFICWTPYHILKVIIAVAAPFSLLLARVLEAEPLVSGLALAHSALNPIMFLYFGRKQLRQSLQAACHWALRDPQDEESVASKVSTSHEVMSEMAV, encoded by the coding sequence ATGATGAACCATACCACCATCTACCAACATGATTATGAATATGATTACGATCTTTACCATGACCTTCCGGACGTTCCCGTAGACTGCCCAGATGGCGAATGCTTATCTAGTGATGTCTACCTCATAGCCTTGGTTCTTCTGTATGCAGCCATCTTCCTGGTGGGTGTGCCAGGCAACATCTTGGTGGCTTGGGTGACCTGGAAAGAATCCCGCCACAGGCTTGGGGCCTCTTGGTTCCTGCACCTGGCCGTGGCTGACTTGCTTTGCTGTGTGTCTCTGCCCTTCCTGGCTGTGCCCATCGCCCAGAAGGGTCACTGGCCATATGGGTCAGCAGGCTGCTGGCTGTTGCCCTCGGTCACAGTCCTGTCTATGTACTCCAGTGTGCTGCTCCTGACTGCCCTCAGCGCTGACCTCTTCCTACTGGCTTTCAGGCCCTCCTGGAAGACTGCTGATCACCGGACACTCGGGGTGCGGGTGGCCCAGGTCTCTTCCTGGATGCTGGCCCTGGTGCTAACGGTGCCCTCTGCTGTCTATCGTAGGCTGCACCAGGAGCATTTCCCTCCACGGCTTCTGTGCGGTATAGACTATGGGCATTCTGTCGCCACAGAGGCCACCATCACCGCCGTTCGATTTCTCTTTGGCTTCTTGGGGCCATTGGTGTTCATGGCCAGTTGCCACGGCATCCTCCAATGGCAACTGACCCGACGTCACTGGCCACTGGGCACAGCTGTTGTGGTTGGCTTTTTCATCTGCTGGACCCCTTACCACATCCTGAAGGTCATAATTGCAGTGGCTGCACCGTTCTCCTTGCTCCTTGCCCGGGTCTTGGAGGCTGAGCCTCTGGTTTCAGGCCTGGCCCTTGCTCACAGTGCTCTCAATCCCataatgtttttgtattttggaaGGAAACAACTCCGCCAGTCGCTCCAGGCTGCATGCCACTGGGCCCTGAGGGATCCACAGGATGAGGAAAGTGTGGCGAGCAAGGTATCCACCAGCCATGAGGTGATGTCTGAGATGGCCGTGTAG